One stretch of Candidatus Ancaeobacter aquaticus DNA includes these proteins:
- a CDS encoding cold-shock protein, with protein sequence MTMPKGTVKWFDNTKGYGFITPESGSDVFVHHSAIQGDGYKTLDEGQNVEFEIQQGAKGEQAVNVTKI encoded by the coding sequence ATAACAATGCCAAAAGGAACAGTGAAATGGTTTGATAACACAAAAGGTTATGGATTCATTACACCTGAGTCAGGCAGTGATGTATTCGTGCATCATAGTGCGATTCAGGGCGACGGCTACAAGACTTTAGACGAAGGACAAAATGTTGAGTTTGAAATTCAACAAGGCGCTAAAGGCGAACAAGCAGTCAATGTAACAAAGATATAA